One stretch of Cryptococcus decagattii chromosome 10, complete sequence DNA includes these proteins:
- a CDS encoding pre-mRNA-processing protein 45: MAALARALPAPLHTSTTEYEEAPPPLPATPGPQLPKYGQRKGWKPKTAADFSGGGAYPECHVAQYPLDMGKKNKGQGSTLALQVDQDGLVRYDAIAQHGRAPGSRVQSSFKDLVPLANRTDVTESERQMERPDDLSVAETAERTRLALERITHGKIKAAQPKHVPKTNNDATYIRYTPANQSANEGKQRIIKMTEVQEDPLEPPRFKHKKIPRGPAEPPPPVLQSPPRAATAQDQKDWMIPPCISNWKNNKGYTIPLDKRLAADGRGLQDVHINDNFAKFSESLYIADRHIREEVRARAQLQQLLAQKQKTSKEEELRLLAQRAREDRSGLSTSVSGSVAAASGSRLPVETGINLGGYGSESGSEEESEEEDEDEEAIRERNIVREEKRREREKEMRMSNMGSEMRAKMLAKEANRDISEKIALGLAKPSTSKETLLDSRLFNREALSTGFASEDSYNLYDKPLFAGSSAAAAIYRPAGSSRNDESFGGGTEEGIKEEMSKDRFQLGNATRGFEGAEGTEAREGPVQFEKDTIVALDGSADPFGVEQFMDAARRGGKRTAEDRDEERRKRARDE; this comes from the exons ATGGCTGCCTTAGCGAG AGCTCTTCCCGCGCCCCTCCATACATCTACTACCGAGTACGAAGAAGcacctcctcccctccCTGCTACTCCTGGTCCTCAGCTCCCAAAGTATGGTCAACGAAAGGGATGGAAGCCCAAGACAGCCGCAGACTTTagcggtggtggtgctTACCCCGAG TGCCACGTCGCTCAGTACCCGCTTGATATgggcaagaagaacaagggaCAAGGATCAACTTTGGCTTTACAAGTAGATCAGGACGGATTAGTGAGATATGATGCTATCGCACAACATGGGAGGGCCCCTGGATCTAGAGTACAATCCAGCTTCAAAG ACTTGGTCCCCTTGGCTAACCGTACCGATGTGACTGAATCTGAGCGGCAAATGGAACGACCGGACGATCTTTCTGTTGCTGAAACTGCTGAGCGAACGCGACTTGCCCTTGAACGTATCACTCACGGCAAGATCAAGGCCGCGCAGCCCAAACATGTCCCCAAGACCAACAACGACGCTACCTACATTCGATACACCCCCGCCAACCAAAGTGCCAACGAAGGGAAGCAGAGAATCATTAAGATGACGGAGGTTCAAGAAGATCCCCTCGAGCCACCAAGGTTCAAGCACAAGAAGATTCCCCGTGGTCCCGCCGAGCCTCCCCCCCCTGTTCTTCAGTCTCCGCCTCGTGCTGCTACTGCTCAAGACCAGAAAGACTGGATGATTCCTCCTTGTATCTCCAACTGGAAGAACAACAAGGGTTACACCATCCCTCTCGACAAGCGTCTTGCCGCCGATGGCCGAGGTTTGCAAGACGTGCATATCAATGACAATTTTGCCAAGTTCTCTGAGTCATTGTATATTGCCGACCGACATATCAGAGAAGAAGTCAGGGCGAGGGCGCAGTTACAACAGTTGCTTGCGCAGAAGCAAAAGACCagcaaggaggaagaattgCGATTACTGGCTCAGCGAGCGCGGGAAGATCGATCAGGTTTGTCGACGTCAGTTTCAGGATCTGTTGCGGCTGCTTCTGGTTCAAGACTACCTGTGGAAACTGGTATCAACCTTGGCGGCTATGGCAGTGAATCTGGATCTGAGGAGGAgagcgaggaggaagacgaagatgaagaagcgaTCAGGGAGCGTAATATCGTCcgagaagagaagaggagggaaagggaaaaggaaatgagGATGTCCAATATGGGTTCAGAGATGAGAGCGAAGATGCTTGCCAA AGAAGCAAACCGAGATATCTCGGAAAAGATTGCCCTTGGCCTCGCCAAACCCTCCACATCCAAGGAAACTCTACTCGACTCTCGTCTCTTCAATCGAGAAGCTCTTTCTACAGGCTTTGCCTCTGAGGATTCTTACAACCTCTATGACAAGCCCCTCTTTGCCGGATCTTCGGCCGCCGCAGCCATCTACCGCCCTGCAGGCTCATCGCGTAATGACGAATCATTTGGTGGCGGTACGGAAGAAGGTatcaaggaagagatgtCCAAAGACAGATTCCAGTTGGGTAATGCAACTAGAGGGTTTGAAGGCGCCGAAGGAACCGAAGCAAGGGAGGGACCCGTCCAGTTTGAGAAGGATACTATCGTGGCATTGGATGGATCCGCTGATCCGTTCGGTGTGGAGCAGTTCATGGATGCTGCCAGAAGGGGTGGTAAGAGGACTGCTGAGGACagggatgaagagagaaggaagagggcCAGGGATGAATAG